The sequence below is a genomic window from Coffea arabica cultivar ET-39 chromosome 8e, Coffea Arabica ET-39 HiFi, whole genome shotgun sequence.
TATCAAGTCATGGGAACACGAAGGATCATCTGCGAAAACTGGCTCCAGAGGTGACGAGGCGAATGACAAGGTTCTCGAGATTGATACTGCGAGGCCTCAAACCAGGCACAAAATTAGGAACCTTTTTCACTCTTCTCATCTCAGCATTGGCTCGGACCAATGTAGTCATAGCTTCACCACATCAAAAGACTCCACAGTTCATCAAACGGTCCCAAGTCCATCTTCTTGCGAGGTCCAATCCGCGAGCCCTCTGAAGTTCTCACACGATGTCGAGGATGATCCTTTCTGCACAGCTGCAAATAGTCCACTGCTTCACTCAGCTTCATCTAAAGGCACTGGTTCAAAGAGAGGACCCTTTACCCCAGCCAAAAGTGATGGCTCAAGAAGCTGCTTAAGTGGCTACTCTGACTACTACTATCCAAACTACATGTCCTGCACTCAATCTTCCAAGGCGAAGATAAGGTCCCTAAGTGCTCCTAAACAAAGGCCTCAGTACGAGAGATCAAGCTCAACTAAGAGGTTTTCAATGTATGGCTATGGTGAACCAAAATTCAGCAATCCTCAAAGGGTTTCTGCATTGCATGCCAGCTTCACCAGCAAAGCTTATCCAGGGTCCGGACGATTGGACAGGCTTGGCATGCCCATAAGAGAAGAAGCCATTGGGTTCAGTGGAGGCCAGTGGCATAGATTTTAGAGTACTCTTATTGACTTTAGccactttccttttttttttttttttttttctttttctagtatGAGGTAATGGCTGACAAAAGGCTAGCTTAGGTCGCTTTTGTAACTTATTTAAATTTATGAAATATTGACCGAGTGTCAGATCTGGTACATAAAGATCATGGTGATTATAGCTCCAACCAAGCAAAGATACTACTCTTTCTTGGTGGAGTTAATATCAATTTGCCTAGTGGAGATGTACTTGTGATGAAAGGCCAGAATGTAATCTAAACTAGTCTTATTTCAATGACTCTTATGAATCTGATAGCCTTTTTATACAGGAAAAATGATAAACtaattttgattgattgattgactAAGTCAAGAAGTACATAAAAGATTGGACGAGGTATTCAAGGAATCCGGGGCCTGTTCCGTTCTTTTATGTTTCCCCTGCTCCCTTCTGATGAATGTCACGGCCAAAAACTGTTGGTACAATAAGCCAGTGTAGTCTGGTCACCGCTCCAGGCTCCCGTGGACAGGCCAAACCAGAAGGGCATGGTGATTAAATGAATGAGTTGACGGGGTGGAAAAGCTGGTTGGCGGTCTTGTTACGCTCTTTGTTGCCTCAACCAAATGCATTGAATATTTTGCTGTAGCAGACAAGATCAAATGATCCATCCAGATTCGGGACGTCCcatcattttcgccctttttgTTATGGAGTATGCTCGACGACGATATCACCGTCATCTGtatttttaataatataataatgaGATGGAGCTTTTATCTGCCATCAGCACATCAGACTGCGAGTAGACCAGGGACCAGAGTGAATCTTTGAAACTTACATACGTTTTGGCAAATTGATGTTCCAAATCGGTTTAGGGCCCATTTGGCTTTTTTATTCTCCAAggagtttcaaaattcttagaatgcaagcaaaacagactTGTGACATTTGAGAGCTATGAATAATTCAACCTCTCAAGTCAAATGCCAcgtaaaagtgaaaaaaaaaattacacctaTTTGCCTAatcttttaaaatattttaagaaTCTCTTTTCGAACCTTATATGTTCTCTCTTTTCGATCCGTCAATCATATCATATGAACTACACTCCATTTTGATCACActtggaaataaaaaaaaaaaaatttccaatggCAAAATCATCTtggtaaaaacaaaaaacaaataaactatTGTAAAGAAACTATGAAAAATAGTTTGAAAAAAATGACGCGAGCAAAAGAAGTGTATCAGGCGTGCGATATACGATAAACTGATAGCAAACACTTAAATAGACCCGacttatatatattatatgatcCAAATTTTGTCACACCATCTCATCAACCAAAGAATTAAAGATGCGGTAAAATTTGAGTTACATGATATATAAAACCAAATTTATCCGagtttttgtttaaaataataAAGTAATGCTCTCTCATTATTTGGCCTTAGTCAGTCCAGGCTCCTGCATACAATAAAATTCAGCGTTTTGTAAGATGTCTGAAGGCTCCACCCACAAACACTGGTGTCGTGGTGTAGTTGGTTATCACGTCAGTCTAACACACTGAAGGTCTCCGGTTCGAGTCCGGGCGACGCCATATCATTTTGCAAGACCTTTCTTCTGGTCCCGGCTACGCCACACCTTTTTGCCAGACCTTTATAGAGATTGAACGAACGACTTATTTTTGATCTATCTTAATTTTTGATCATTCCAGGACCTGCCCAAACTGAAATGCTGATAAATTTTTTCGTAGAACTGATTCCATGGGAACCAAAAGAGAAGGCAACAAAGAACGTACATTACCAAATTAAGACTAGGAAAGATAAAATTCATGTACTGAAAAATTTCACGCCAGTGTTCATGTATAGATCACTTGTAAGTTTAATACATATCAGAAacccaatatatatatatatatatatgcataggACTGCAGAACTCCAGCTGAAGGTAAGACATTGCTGTACAAGAATATAAGCAATAAAGCATTAAACAAATCCGTAATCTATGAACAAAGAATTTTCAGAATCAGAGAACTCTGCCCAACTCTTCTTAATTGTTACAGCTCCATTTCGATGTGGGCACACAGCTCAGGTAATGGCACCAGCTGCAATGATCATTCCCATTTTCTCCCCTGAAGAGCATGACCAATCCTACCGTGAATCTGCAGCATGCACAAAGGCATGTTAACAAAGTAAATATGTATGCTCTACCTATAGCATGTCTATTAAGGACAATCACAATAAACTAAAATCTCTAAAGGAGAAAGCCAGTGGCAAAGCAGGAAAGTCTATCGCTATTCTCAAGAAACCCTATTGGCGGATGCCGTCCAAGCACAAACTGACAAGTATATGTCCCATTTCCTGTAAGCatatataatacaaatgagatgACCAATAAAAACTTTTCTAGGATGTTTCATTGGGGTAGTTCATTCACAGCTTTATAGTTTCAACATCCGACGCAAGAAAATGAAAGCAGCTCTAGATTCATTTGACAGGAAATCACTTCAACCTCAGGTAAAAAAGGAGCTTACCCAATGATCAGTAAAATCAGGGCAACCAGCACGAGAACATACTGGTAAACTGCATATTTCGACTTGAGACGAGCACCGGGTGGAAGTTGGCGGCTTTCCAGGTAACCAAACTGGGGCCGAAACAATAGTACAAATCCAAGGAGAAACCCCGAAATGAAACCTCCAATATGAGCAAAATTGTCAACATGAGGAAGTATACCAAGAGCCAAGTTGATGACGATGATGACCACAAGGGTAAAAAGAGCTGCAACCTGacagaaacaaaagaaatactTAATGCAGGAACGCTCGACAGAATTTCTCACAAACAATCAGCATAATCACTTGAATGAGACAAATGAAATCCAATTGGATAAGTTAGTTTGCCTATTTAATTAGATTATCACGTGATTTACTACAAGGATAgacattcccaaccaaaatttgacaaagGCATCTGTTTGTAACAAGGCTAGTAAGTTTCATTGATTAAATCTTACTAATATGATTAGACTTTAGACCAGAGGTGGCCTTTGTGCTTCATGTACCGTTATACAAAGGGGTGCACAGCATGAAACATAATCTCCTTTGTCCCATAGAGAAGGAAGAGTGTAGAGACCAGTATAACAGCAAGAATTTCAATATTAGTGGAGTCATCAGATCAAGAAGAAGAATGCTGCTCTACCTTATTGCTATAAATGGTCCAGTTAGTAAGCAACTCTGATAGCATTGCACCAAGAAGACCAAAAAGAGCACCAGAAGCTCCTACAGAGATACTGCGCTGAATGAAAAGGCACGAGAGTATGCTCCCACCAATTCCTGAGAGGAGGTAGATGGCCCCAACTCGCACTGTGCAatccattttttgaaaaatgttgTAAGAATAAATGTGAATAATTGACAAAGGTTAAAAATAATAGCAGAAGAATTTGTAAAATAATCTCAATTGTGGTACCAACCACAATGAAATCTTATAATGAGCATAAGACTGCCTTAGACATAATTTTTCACAGCAAGAGGTCCTGAACAGTTTGATTGGCCATAATGTTTTGATTGACAATCAAAATAGAACTGATAATACTTTTTCCTAATTCCTCTGACAGGTGTTTAGATCATCAAAAACATCCCCAAGCCTATTTAGATTGTGTTTTAATAGGAAAAAAGTataccaaatccaaattgttGCTCAAGCCGAATTCCAATAAACACCAAGCTTAACATGTTGGCAATTAAATGAATCACTCCCGCATGCAGCCAGATACAAGTGATAAGTCTCCATGCCTGACGCTGATGTGCTACCTTGCTCCACTCCAGTGCACCCAATTTTTCCAGTCTGAAACACGACAAAAAAGTTAATACAAGAACAATGATacgctctcttttttttttttttttccaatttttccagAGGGGTTGCCAAAACAAGGGGGTGGAACCAATGGGCAGGACCAGTATGCCAGATAGTGGCAAATAATGGTCTATTACAAGCAGTTAGATTTTCTGAAAGCACTAAGCATATAGGTTGGCATATTTAAATCAAGTATACTCAGGACATTGTCAATAAATTAGCATATTAATTACAGTGTGTGCTGCAGGTGGTTTTGGGGTTGCCATACTTCAATCTACTGTAGCTCTGGTACCACTCTAATGGAGCCCAAAACAATCAACAAACATAAACCCACAACAAATTCACAAGAAAATTGATAAAGAGGCAAAGAAAAATTTCTGCTATTCACAATATGAGGCAGCAGGCACTGTTACATAAAAAAAAtgactttgaatttaagtcaaTGAAATATATCAGAACTAGAATGCCTCTACTATAAGCAAGAGAGTTTTGAAGAATCAGGAAAAGTATGAAACAAACACTCTGTCTTGAAGGATTAAAATTACAAAAACCAATCTAAATGCCATGCTTTTATAACATAACTTAAAAACGTGGAAAACATGACACCACTACCTAAACTACGATCAACAAACCAAACTCCAAGGAAAAAATCCTACACTAACTCGTATGCCCGTCATTCCATCTCGTCTGCCTTCATCTATTATtgttatcttggtttgaatagAGTAGGCTTCATTGAGACAATTGATTAAAAAGTATAAAATATATTTAAGAGACCCATCATGAGTCTCTTTGGAATCAGAATGATACCCCAAAACATGGTTTTGCAATTCTACAAATCAACGCAGTCCACTATTTGAATAATTCAAGACCAGAGCAAGATAGTTATCAGCTATGGCTAGTAGTTGAACTCAAGGGCTTAAATGAGCATCAAGTACCTTAATTTTTCTGAGATCAAGTACCTTAATTTTTCTGAGATCAAACAAAAGGCTAATCCACTCCTGAACCTAACTGAACTTGTCACATTGAAGTTGCTAGATGAAAGAGCTTCTATCAGATGATACCCTGTTGCTCTGATGGACTGCCTAATGGTTTAGTACAATTTTTAAGACAAAAAACAACCTTATCGAAAGAACTTGTATCCGGCCTCAATCAGAGATGTGAAACAATAagtttggtgccatggttattgcATCTCCTATGAGTACAAATGAGTAAAAGTTATTGTCTATGTATGTCTGTAGCTACAAAGTGATTTTTGACGAAAAAGCACAAATAACCCCAAAAGCTACAAAGTGGAGAAGAACATGTTACCAGAACCTTAGCAAACGTAGAAACAAAAATTACAGTCAACTGACTCTAAGGCGTTAGGAACCTGAAAAGCCACAAGCATTGCATAGTTCCTAGCCCTCGATAGTTCCAAGGGAATCTGGGAAGCAAATTCtagagatatttttaccaaagctgTACATCAGATTCTTGACATTGGCAGGCTAAAACTCATGCTATTAAATCTTATGTAGTTAATCAATGAACCAGTATCAGTATCAGTGAAGCATATTTCAGTGAGCTGTAGCCACTAGACTTAAAACAGGATTTTATGTCACCAACCGTTCCGAACAATGCACATCCTCAAACCAAATCAGTAATACAACTATCAATAGTTCTAGAGAAGGTCAGCATAAGATTCTCCAATTAAAtacctttttcttttcgtttaTTTCGTTATACTTTCATTCGAATTATTATAAACTACAGGCAAATTACAACAAAGGGTCAAAACCAAGACAAGAAAACTAGACCTATCTGCTCATAGTCATTTAAAGAAACCTAAAAAGTTCGAATTTTTCTTGGAATGAAGAAGAAGGAGCTCATCCAACTCGATTGCTTTAGTCCCAGAAAAGAAAAGACcaccaaaaaaattcaaaacccAAATCAAAAGCATAAGCCCACCAAGTCAACTACTTTCTCATGCACAAAATCACTAGAAACCACCAAAAGACAGAGAGTTAAACTTAAAGtggaaaaacaaggaaaaaaaaaatgatccaAGGAAAGGGCGTTACGTATTAGAAGAAGGGCCAAAGAGAGGATTTTCGTTTAGAGGCTGAAAAGAAAGCCTTCCAAGAAACTTTGCCACACATTGCCCTCTAATCCCATAATTATTCTTGGGACAATTGTTGATAATCATGATGACAATGAACATAGCAACATTAGCCACCACTATCATTGGAACTAGCCATGAAGTCCACTGGCTCTCTGATGTCTCCACATAATAAGGTTGATAGCTGCTAACGTTATTGTGGGTTCTGCCCTTTGCTGCTCCTCTACTCTCCAGATCTCCGTTCCGCATCATCTTTTTCCCCTGTTCAACTCAAGTTCGAAGCCAGACCCTTTCAAGAATGCTCCTTTCTAATCTTTCCGGGAAGTGGGATTGCTGGAGATGTATATAAAAAGTGATGGAAACTTGGCAAGAAGTGGTAGAGTGGCTTGGAAGTTGAGATGGTGGGAGATTAACCTGAATGCAAGAATtggcagaaagaaagaaagaaagaggattCAGTAACAGGGAAGGGAGTTCCAGAACTTGGAATGTGGGGATAATTTAGTAGTTGCTAGTCTAAATCGATGTTAGGTGAGCTGTAACTTATGTTGGATTGGCTGAGGAAGCCAAATGGCCAAAAGATAAATTATTGTTTACTTTTATAGATTTaatagttttccttttttttttttgttttttcctgcaaatatattatattatagaTCGTTAACTTTTATAGAagtatttttctttattactgtgcaaattatttttaactttttatatatttggcaattttctttatttttattcgtGTGAATACTTGATTCTTTCTTTTGTATTGGCTAAGGAAGCCGGATGACGACCTTCcaatctcctttttttttttttctttctagtaGAACAAATTGTCCCTTCCACTCGTTAAAGACACGGGAACACGTTTGTCCGCAATTTTTATGCACGGGAACACTTTTGCAGCTCAAGTCGCTTCTTTCCTCGAAAGTCATTTTAGTAAGTTGGCACTTTTTTGAATCCAAATGTGCACTTTGCTATGTGATCTGCTGATCTTTTTCTGAAGCTAGAAACAATTCTCTTGAGAGTGTCATATGAATTCCTCAAAACATTTTACCGAATCATCTCATGTTTGAAAAAGCATCCATACAATATATGCAGTAAAGCAGCTGGAAATCTATACTCGGTTTCAGATTGTACAAAATGTGCTTGCTTGTGATGTAAGGTAAGCTAAGATTTACAGGCCTGCGAATTTGCTGAGTTGGTTGGTACCCTGTAAGCCAAGACAGCTAAGTCCAACCTACATACAACCGAATGATTGTTGCATATTGTTATCAGATTCAGAAGCAGAAGCATGATGGACTTCTGCTTTAAACTTCTAAGATTAAGATAGCTCTGTCAAATAGC
It includes:
- the LOC113707160 gene encoding RHOMBOID-like protein 2 produces the protein MMRNGDLESRGAAKGRTHNNVSSYQPYYVETSESQWTSWLVPMIVVANVAMFIVIMIINNCPKNNYGIRGQCVAKFLGRLSFQPLNENPLFGPSSNTLEKLGALEWSKVAHQRQAWRLITCIWLHAGVIHLIANMLSLVFIGIRLEQQFGFVRVGAIYLLSGIGGSILSCLFIQRSISVGASGALFGLLGAMLSELLTNWTIYSNKVAALFTLVVIIVINLALGILPHVDNFAHIGGFISGFLLGFVLLFRPQFGYLESRQLPPGARLKSKYAVYQYVLVLVALILLIIGFTVGLVMLFRGENGNDHCSWCHYLSCVPTSKWSCNN